From Zerene cesonia ecotype Mississippi unplaced genomic scaffold, Zerene_cesonia_1.1 Zces_u003, whole genome shotgun sequence, a single genomic window includes:
- the LOC119838568 gene encoding zinc finger protein 311-like isoform X2, translated as MNIIMDNTNICEGCLSNDRMLFSHSDDIKQLFLQLLNVDDNFKNILNLCWECCAMLRKIIKFKKQIRTAQETMYNLLNQPTTLSNLISSNCLSVECNYYNDNKFVSLIKMEDEQTNDDGGRCDVKFDVFYHNDRALNRDHCDVHYEDFKPEFDDNNDVVKSSFDFNDSDDEPLTSVKKKSKNKTKRKEGKRREKESGVVQNARVLKKLQQLNVHPDHLEMVILSWDEVQLERAKALASDTFTRHSHKCYNCVIGFNHRCKLDEHMKKHQLSAGTSECDVCHIRCKDKQALSSHRRRHRVSTLGKLRNHMKKTHSEQHKCELCDKVFRDRTSLRTHLFIHRGVKEYACPKCGKQFLFKKAMEIHLVTHESSANMYCHECDMTFKNQMSFNQHMKYNLKHIDPARLKYACKLCDKKFVKATRLEEHNMAVHLKLTPITCTVPGCGFACSSRAVLRSHARAHAAVVPRRDHVCDVCGKTYTSKKSLEGHLRAHSGARPFRCALCAAAFGYQAALYNHNKLVHLKVKTNRSRQQQTNSDWVAVETPNVP; from the exons atgaatataattatggataatacaaatatttgtgaGGGGTGTTTAAGTAACGATCGGATGTTATTTAGCCATAGTGATGATATAAAACAACTGTTTTTACAACTATTGAATGTTGAT gataatttcaaaaatatattgaaccTATGTTGGGAGTGCTGTGCtatgttaagaaaaataataaaatttaagaaacaaaTCAGAACAGCACAGGAAACTATGTATAACTtg tTGAATCAACCAACAACTTTATCTAATTTGATATCATCAAACTGTTTGAGCGTTgagtgtaattattataatgataataaatttgtatcattAATAAAGATGGAAGATGAACAAACCAACGATGATGGTGGACGTTGTGATGTgaaatttgatgttttttacCATAATGATAGAGCGCTTAATCGTGATCATTGTGATGTACATTATGAAGATTTTAAG CCGGAATTTGACGATAACAATGACGTGGTAAAATCATCATTCGATTTCAATGATTCTGACGATGAACCACTGACAAGTGTTAAGAAGAAatcgaaaaataaaacgaaaagaaAAGAAG GTAAGCGACGCGAAAAGGAATCTGGCGTGGTCCAGAACGCGAGGGTGTTGAAGAAGCTGCAGCAATTGAATGTCCACCCCGATCACCTGGAAATGGTCATTCTGAGCTGGGACGAG GTACAGTTGGAGAGAGCGAAAGCCCTAGCGAGCGACACCTTCACGAGACACTCCCACAAATGCTACAACTGCGTGATTGGCTTTAATCATAGATGTAAATTGGACGAGCACATGAAAAAACACCAGCTG TCAGCTGGGACATCGGAATGTGATGTTTGTCACATACGGTGTAAGGACAAGCAAGCTCTGTCGTCGCACAGGCGGAGGCATAGAGTGAG CACATTGGGTAAACTCCGCAATCACATGAAGAAAACTCACTCGGAGCAACACAAGTGTGAGTTATGTGATAAAGTATTCAGAGACCGGACCTCGCTGCGGACGCATCTGTT CATACACCGCGGCGTGAAAGAGTACGCGTGCCCGAAGTGCGGCAAACAGTTTCTGTTCAAGAAGGCGATGGAAATACACCTGGTGACGCACGAGTCGTCCGCCAACATGTACTGCCACGAG TGTGACATGACGTTCAAGAACCAGATGTCTTTCAACCAACACATGAAGTACAACTTGAAACACATCGACCCGGCGAGGCTGAA ATACGCGTGTAAGCTGTGCGATAAAAAGTTCGTAAAGGCGACTCGCCTTGAAGAGCACAACATGGCCGTCCACTTGAAGCTCACGCCCATCACTTGCACGGTGCCGGGCTGTGGATTT GCGTGTTCGTCCCGAGCGGTGCTGCGCTCGCACGCGCGCGCGCACGCGGCGGTCGTGCCGCGGCGCGACCACGTGTGCGACGTGTGCGGGAAGACGTATACG AGTAAAAAGAGCCTGGAAGGTCACCTGCGCGCGCACAGCGGCGCGCGGCCGTTCCGCTGCGCGCTGTGCGCCGCCGCCTTCGGCTACCAGGCCGCACTCTACAACCACAACAAATTGGTGCATCTGAAAGTTAAG ACTAACCGCAGTCGGCAACAGCAGACGAATTCGGATTGGGTCGCTGTAGAAACTCCTAATGTgccataa
- the LOC119838432 gene encoding acetylcholinesterase-like codes for MVLTKNGWVRGLTSEEGDMFLGIPYAKVREDNPFGAADPYPKYDDVFEAVDDTKICPQQDEISQAIGGSLDCLRIHIYVPKRRQGKMPVMAYILGGKFLFGFSGTFGHGRIYGPEYLGRYGVIYVVFNHRVGAYGYMCLGTPEVPGNAGLKDQILALRWIKENIAAFGGDPDRITAFGHSSGAIGLDFHLNYLKEDLFHQVILQSGTILMPTSLEPIDTSTPIKIADKLGFQIDDFQEAIEFISKQSPSAVVEADFKLSIKHRPCVEEAFGVDNYITKYPKDIIPNVKNKRILMGHTRDEAGMMLSDKPAKYFENHGVIEESVASIFDFGTSKEFNDVCDYIKRYYIGDNVMNGEFKEHAINASSDIVFNYPLHRQLDRFIEHGAEKIYFYVFSYSGGRNLCKASKRLTAGGAMHADELGYLYEPFFFKRRRHPDDMLMVDRLSMLWTNFAKYGDPTFTTSEILPTKWLPISKDSRAYFVIDKHMRMDTEMLVRMQFWRELYKKYWLNVKEYLLT; via the exons ATGGTCCTGACTAAAAATGGATGGGTGCGGGGTCTGACGTCAGAAGAGGGTGATATGTTTTTGGGGATACCGTACGCGAAAGTTAGGGAGGATAATCCGTTTGGG GCTGCGGATCCCTACCCAAAATACGACGATGTGTTTGAAGCAGTCGATGACACCAAAATCTGTCCCCAACAAGATGAGATATCACAAGCCATTGGAGGCTCCTTAGACTGTCTTAGAATTCACATATATGTACCTAAACGGCGACAGGGTAAAATGCCCGTTATGGCCTACATATTAGGGGGCAAATTTCTATTCGGTTTTTCTGGAACTTTTGGACATGGACGCATTTATGGGCCAGAGTATTTGGGAAGATATGGTGTGATATACGTCGTTTTCAATCATAGAGTTGGCGCGTATGGATATATGTGTCTAGGTACACCCGAGGTGCCCGGAAATGCTGGTTTAAAGGACCAAATATTAGCTCTGCGTTGGATAAAAGAGAACATCGCAGCATTCGGAGGTGATCCTGATAGAATAACCGCGTTCGGTCACAGTAGCGGTGCTATAGGTCTGgatttccatttaaattacttaaaagaGGACTTGTTCCATCAAGTGATTCTGCAAAGCGGCACCATTTTAATGCCCACGAGCTTAGAACCAATCGACACAAGTACACCCATAAAGATCGCTGATAAATTAGGCTTCCAAATAGATGACTTTCAAGAGgctattgaatttattagtaAGCAAAGTCCATCAGCGGTTGTTGAAGCTGATTTCAAATTGTCCATAAAACATAGGCCGTGCGTAGAGGAAGCATTCGGCGTTgacaattatattacaaaatacccGAAGGATATAATTCCGAATGTTAAAAACAAGCGGATACTGATGGGTCATACTAGAGATGAAGCTGGTATGATGCTGTCAGATAAACCGGCGAAATATTTCGAAAACCATGGAGTTATTGAAGAATCTGTGGCTTCTATATTTGATTTCGGTACGAGCAAAGAATTTAATGATGTTTGCGATTATATTAAACGTTATTATATCGGTGACAACGTAATGAACGGGGAGTTTAAAGAGCACGCAATAAACGCTAGTTCGGATATCGTCTTTAACTACCCTTTACATCGACAGCTGGATAGGTTCATAGAACATGGGGCGGAGAAG ATCTATTTCTACGTGTTCTCATACTCTGGGGGTCGGAATCTCTGCAAGGCATCCAAGAGGTTGACCGCTGGAGGCGCCATGCACGCTGACGAACTCGGATACTTATATGAGCCATTTTTCTTCAAGAGGCGCAGACACCCCGATGATATGCTAATGGTTGACAGACTTTCTATGCTCTGGACCAATTTCGCTAAGTACGG AGACCCAACGTTTACAACATCTGAAATACTTCCTACAAAATGGCTACCAATATCCAAAGACAGCAGAGCGTACTTCGTCATAGACAAACATATGCGCATGGACACAGAGATGTTGGTGCGAATGCAGTTTTGGCGGGaactgtataaaaaatattggctGAATGTCAAAGAATATCTTCTTACGTGA
- the LOC119838489 gene encoding uncharacterized protein LOC119838489 yields the protein MFLKWRALVVLWLAAALAEDSPPGLVSKDDAQDLVAEASQPGPQAQKRDSVLSNSYGEPLPPDAYGPPRDIINSVPDSSLPAPVYGVPETLFIDTPPGAYGPPSPVVFPSQNYEGPPPPLGKPKPIYGPPKFHPPKNSYGPPKPIYGPPKKIYGPPKQVLPKPSYGVPFKPPKLSHPKPVYGVPKPVYGPPKPIYGPPKISYGAPLNFQNIQVPDLPSNFGTIGIGANVGSTFSTVETSIGTNFGSNLDFNSNLPAPIYGTPFPNLPSNLKPNFPIPTDSYGPPGLPLGPIGPNDQIVVQDFGSIGHYGPPQPDPNPRPPHPGIPAPPTPPHVLYDGWKPIPGVSKPLVENVDIHTIHNVQGHIESLDQYGPPPPPPPSPELLNLDAHSLPNFNEQSQFSGAQISSGYSTVHQDALANIDLNAIVGGDSNHIDQSKTVFEAHYTENSNPHADLTFIQSSIQNQKPINAYGPPPEPISFPVSIRQQGAKGLLPPSGVYGTPSNQYGPPRPLPANLPIPYGSVSGGGHSLHTVSNGPRHPIKFRESVPEGLIQQIGQVSQHKDHHGIDHVKTGPAYLPPPVREVKDINQQTGNHGVGNLALSIEPSNLYSLPHAGTPINFQQQQPSNLYGSPIDSYAAPLLTVADHTASGSSNNAVTASLDGTILANLSNLEAAAILKHCPYHEAILKAARLGEKIPSELAASYVASLSSLGSAFQKNQQTLISPQNSFNTPVPGSESVSYNSKDLSSASHTLVQTILPSNQIESEKTVRSSVQKGKSLKDGSKNAYKQNSLQLADQIYQTSEQIRNLSEETKLLQQKIVSTSQNINQGNQIVESNAPNNLATYSVQIQSSADGKGKSNSPTIPHEQLLSEGLLQSILQAIEQPHPGQKQNTQTQHYQIINQNTNYQPSFSSLEGLDLPAGYEPIDRTKSKDLEVQSSNKDVQVSSDKHKHTKECDLRTDNSIRHEIIVPPPGVENVQKLDDVDNDVAIYFGEEKSQETVTEISVATSISEESDKYENKEFGDKIKS from the exons tttTTAAAATGGCGGGCG TTGGTCGTGCTGTGGCTGGCCGCCGCGCTAGCAGAGGACTCTCCACCCGGCCTGGTCTCCAAGGATGATGCACAGGATCTGGTGGCGGAGGCGTCTCAACCTG GTCCCCAAGCGCAGAAGCGCGACTCCGTTCTCTCCAATTCGTATGGCGAACCCCTCCCCCCGGACGCTTACGGCCCCCCACGGGACATTATCAATAGTG TTCCAGACTCATCTCTACCCGCGCCCGTCTACGGAGTGCCTGAAACGCTATTCATAGACACACCGCCAGGCGCGTACGGCCCACCGTCCCCTGTGGTGTTCCCGAGTCAGAACTATGAAGGCCCCCCTCCCCCACTCGGCAAACCCAAACCCATCTATGGCCCACCTAAATTCCACCCACCAAAGAACTCATACGGCCCTCCAAAACCTATCTACGGACCACCCAAGAAGATCTATGGACCACCGAAGCAAGTTCTTCCAAAACCAAGCTACGGTGTCCCATTCAAGCCACCCAAATTGAGTCATCCTAAACCTGTGTATGGAGTTCCGAAACCTGTGTACGGCCCGCCTAAACCCATTTACGGCCCGCCTAAAATAAGCTACGGAGCACCACTAAACTTCCAGAATATACAAGTACCTGATTTGCCTTCAAATTTCGGGACAATAGGCATCGGCGCTAATGTAGGATCTACCTTCAGTACTGTTGAAACGTCAATTGGCACAAACTTTGGTTCAAACTTGGATTTCAATTCAAACCTGCCGGCACCAATCTATGGCACACCATTCCCAAACCTGCCATCTAATTTAAAACCAAATTTCCCAATTCCAACTGATTCTTACGGACCACCTGGCTTACCTCTAGGTCCTATTGGACCAAATGATCAAATCGTTGTCCAAGATTTCGGCAGCATTGGACACTATGGACCACCTCAGCCGGACCCCAACCCCAGACCACCTCACCCAGGCATTCCAGCTCCACCAACACCTCCGCACGTTCTCTATGATGGCTGGAAACCTATCCCTGGGGTGTCTAAACCCTTGGTGGAAAACGTGGATATTCACACCATTCATAACGTACAAGGACACATAGAAAGTTTGGACCAGTATGGACCACCACCGCCACCGCCTCCAAGCCCAGAACTACTTAACCTTGACGCTCATTCTCTCCCCAACTTCAATGAACAATCGCAATTCTCCGGAGCGCAAATATCCTCAGGCTACTCGACTGTACATCAAGATGCATTAGCGAATATCGACTTAAACGCCATCGTTGGCGGAGATTCGAACCACATCGATCAATCCAAGACAGTATTCGAAGCGCATTACACCGAAAACAGTAACCCGCATGCCGATTTAACATTCATACAATCATCCATACAGAATCAGAAACCAATTAATGCGTATGGACCGCCTCCAGAACCTATTAGTTTCCCAGTATCAATAAGACAACAAGGTGCCAAAGGTCTCCTTCCACCTTCTGGGGTATACGGCACGCCTAGTAATCAGTACGGACCACCACGTCCACTACCAGCCAATCTACCAATCCCATACGGATCTGTATCAGGCGGTGGCCACTCATTGCATACCGTCAGCAACGGACCAAGGCATCCAATCAAATTCCGTGAATCCGTACCAGAAGGACTCATCCAGCAGATAGGACAGGTATCTCAACATAAAGACCACCACGGCATTGATCACGTGAAAACTGGCCCTGCATACTTACCACCGCCGGTGCGAGAAGTGAAAGACATAAACCAGCAGACGGGAAATCACGGCGTTGGCAACCTAGCCCTATCTATTGAGCCGTCCAATTTATACAGCTTACCTCATGCTGGGACTCCCATAAACTTCCAACAGCAACAACCTAGCAACTTGTATGGATCACCAATAGATTCATACGCAGCACCTCTCCTAACTGTCGCTGACCACACAGCCTCTGGATCTAGCAATAACGCTGTAACAGCTAGTCTCGATGGAACGATATTAGCAAATCTAAGCAACTTAGAAGCTGCAGCGATCCTCAAACATTGTCCGTACCATGAAGCAATTCTAAAAGCAGCGAGGTTAGGCGAGAAAATACCATCCGAATTAGCAGCTAGCTACGTCGCTAGCTTGAGTTCTTTAGGCTCCGCTTTCCAAAAGAATCAACAGACATTAATATCTCCTCAGAATAGTTTCAACACCCCCGTCCCTGGAAGTGAATCGGTGTCATACAACTCAAAAGACTTATCGTCAGCTTCTCACACTTTAGTACAAACTATCCTACCAAGCAATCAGATAGAAAGCGAGAAAACAGTAAGATCCAGTGTCCAAAAAGGAAAATCACTTAAAGACGGATCCAAAAACGCATACAAGCAGAACTCCCTACAGCTAGCTGATCAGATTTACCAAACATCTgaacaaataagaaatttgaGTGAAGAGACGAAATTGTTGCAGCAAAAAATTGTTTCCACGAGCCAGAATATAAACCAAGGGAACCAGATCGTGGAATCGAATGCGCCAAATAATCTCGCCACTTATTCAGTACAGATCCAATCCTCAGCTGATGGAAAGGGGAAATCGAATTCCCCAACGATTCCACACGAACAACTGCTCTCCGAAGGTCTTCTACAGAGCATTCTACAAGCCATCGAACAACCGCACCCTGgccaaaaacaaaacacgcaGACCCAGCACtaccaaattataaatcaaaacacgAATTACCAACCTAGCTTTTCAAGTCTAGAGGGCCTAGACCTCCCAGCTGGCTACGAGCCAATTGATAGGACGAAAAGCAAAGACCTAGAAGTGCAAAGCTCGAATAAGGACGTTCAAGTTTCCAGTGATAAGCACAAACATACGAAAGAATGTGATTTACGAACTGACAACTCCATCCGACACGAAATTATTGTCCCACCTCCGGGCGttgaaaatgtacaaaaattggATGACGTTGATAACGACGTAGCTATATATTTCGGCGAGGAAAAATCGCAAGAGACAGTCACAGAAATATCTGTAGCGACTAGTATAAGTGAGGAATCAGATAAGTacgaaaataaagaatttggTGACAAAATCAAGTCATGA
- the LOC119838568 gene encoding myoneurin-like isoform X3, with the protein MNIIMDNTNICEGCLSNDRMLFSHSDDIKQLFLQLLNVDDNFKNILNLCWECCAMLRKIIKFKKQIRTAQETMYNLLNQPTTLSNLISSNCLSVECNYYNDNKFVSLIKMEDEQTNDDGGRCDVKFDVFYHNDRALNRDHCDVHYEDFKPEFDDNNDVVKSSFDFNDSDDEPLTSVKKKSKNKTKRKEGKRREKESGVVQNARVLKKLQQLNVHPDHLEMVILSWDEVQLERAKALASDTFTRHSHKCYNCVIGFNHRCKLDEHMKKHQLSAGTSECDVCHIRCKDKQALSSHRRRHRVRWRCRLCGGVWSRASVAADHAHRRHAAPAPTHTCTLCGHAAATLGKLRNHMKKTHSEQHKCELCDKVFRDRTSLRTHLFIHRGVKEYACPKCGKQFLFKKAMEIHLVTHESSANMYCHECDMTFKNQMSFNQHMKYNLKHIDPARLKYACKLCDKKFVKATRLEEHNMAVHLKLTPITCTVPGCGFLS; encoded by the exons atgaatataattatggataatacaaatatttgtgaGGGGTGTTTAAGTAACGATCGGATGTTATTTAGCCATAGTGATGATATAAAACAACTGTTTTTACAACTATTGAATGTTGAT gataatttcaaaaatatattgaaccTATGTTGGGAGTGCTGTGCtatgttaagaaaaataataaaatttaagaaacaaaTCAGAACAGCACAGGAAACTATGTATAACTtg tTGAATCAACCAACAACTTTATCTAATTTGATATCATCAAACTGTTTGAGCGTTgagtgtaattattataatgataataaatttgtatcattAATAAAGATGGAAGATGAACAAACCAACGATGATGGTGGACGTTGTGATGTgaaatttgatgttttttacCATAATGATAGAGCGCTTAATCGTGATCATTGTGATGTACATTATGAAGATTTTAAG CCGGAATTTGACGATAACAATGACGTGGTAAAATCATCATTCGATTTCAATGATTCTGACGATGAACCACTGACAAGTGTTAAGAAGAAatcgaaaaataaaacgaaaagaaAAGAAG GTAAGCGACGCGAAAAGGAATCTGGCGTGGTCCAGAACGCGAGGGTGTTGAAGAAGCTGCAGCAATTGAATGTCCACCCCGATCACCTGGAAATGGTCATTCTGAGCTGGGACGAG GTACAGTTGGAGAGAGCGAAAGCCCTAGCGAGCGACACCTTCACGAGACACTCCCACAAATGCTACAACTGCGTGATTGGCTTTAATCATAGATGTAAATTGGACGAGCACATGAAAAAACACCAGCTG TCAGCTGGGACATCGGAATGTGATGTTTGTCACATACGGTGTAAGGACAAGCAAGCTCTGTCGTCGCACAGGCGGAGGCATAGAGTGAG ATGGCGCTGCCGGCTGTGCGGCGGCGTGTGGTCGCGCGCGAGCGTCGCCGCCGACCACGCGCACCGGCGCCACGCAGCGCCCGCGCCCACGCACACCTGCACGCTGTGCGGACACGCCGCCGC CACATTGGGTAAACTCCGCAATCACATGAAGAAAACTCACTCGGAGCAACACAAGTGTGAGTTATGTGATAAAGTATTCAGAGACCGGACCTCGCTGCGGACGCATCTGTT CATACACCGCGGCGTGAAAGAGTACGCGTGCCCGAAGTGCGGCAAACAGTTTCTGTTCAAGAAGGCGATGGAAATACACCTGGTGACGCACGAGTCGTCCGCCAACATGTACTGCCACGAG TGTGACATGACGTTCAAGAACCAGATGTCTTTCAACCAACACATGAAGTACAACTTGAAACACATCGACCCGGCGAGGCTGAA ATACGCGTGTAAGCTGTGCGATAAAAAGTTCGTAAAGGCGACTCGCCTTGAAGAGCACAACATGGCCGTCCACTTGAAGCTCACGCCCATCACTTGCACGGTGCCGGGCTGTGGATTT TTATCATAA
- the LOC119838568 gene encoding gastrula zinc finger protein XlCGF26.1-like isoform X1 has protein sequence MNIIMDNTNICEGCLSNDRMLFSHSDDIKQLFLQLLNVDDNFKNILNLCWECCAMLRKIIKFKKQIRTAQETMYNLLNQPTTLSNLISSNCLSVECNYYNDNKFVSLIKMEDEQTNDDGGRCDVKFDVFYHNDRALNRDHCDVHYEDFKPEFDDNNDVVKSSFDFNDSDDEPLTSVKKKSKNKTKRKEGKRREKESGVVQNARVLKKLQQLNVHPDHLEMVILSWDEVQLERAKALASDTFTRHSHKCYNCVIGFNHRCKLDEHMKKHQLSAGTSECDVCHIRCKDKQALSSHRRRHRVRWRCRLCGGVWSRASVAADHAHRRHAAPAPTHTCTLCGHAAATLGKLRNHMKKTHSEQHKCELCDKVFRDRTSLRTHLFIHRGVKEYACPKCGKQFLFKKAMEIHLVTHESSANMYCHECDMTFKNQMSFNQHMKYNLKHIDPARLKYACKLCDKKFVKATRLEEHNMAVHLKLTPITCTVPGCGFACSSRAVLRSHARAHAAVVPRRDHVCDVCGKTYTSKKSLEGHLRAHSGARPFRCALCAAAFGYQAALYNHNKLVHLKVKTNRSRQQQTNSDWVAVETPNVP, from the exons atgaatataattatggataatacaaatatttgtgaGGGGTGTTTAAGTAACGATCGGATGTTATTTAGCCATAGTGATGATATAAAACAACTGTTTTTACAACTATTGAATGTTGAT gataatttcaaaaatatattgaaccTATGTTGGGAGTGCTGTGCtatgttaagaaaaataataaaatttaagaaacaaaTCAGAACAGCACAGGAAACTATGTATAACTtg tTGAATCAACCAACAACTTTATCTAATTTGATATCATCAAACTGTTTGAGCGTTgagtgtaattattataatgataataaatttgtatcattAATAAAGATGGAAGATGAACAAACCAACGATGATGGTGGACGTTGTGATGTgaaatttgatgttttttacCATAATGATAGAGCGCTTAATCGTGATCATTGTGATGTACATTATGAAGATTTTAAG CCGGAATTTGACGATAACAATGACGTGGTAAAATCATCATTCGATTTCAATGATTCTGACGATGAACCACTGACAAGTGTTAAGAAGAAatcgaaaaataaaacgaaaagaaAAGAAG GTAAGCGACGCGAAAAGGAATCTGGCGTGGTCCAGAACGCGAGGGTGTTGAAGAAGCTGCAGCAATTGAATGTCCACCCCGATCACCTGGAAATGGTCATTCTGAGCTGGGACGAG GTACAGTTGGAGAGAGCGAAAGCCCTAGCGAGCGACACCTTCACGAGACACTCCCACAAATGCTACAACTGCGTGATTGGCTTTAATCATAGATGTAAATTGGACGAGCACATGAAAAAACACCAGCTG TCAGCTGGGACATCGGAATGTGATGTTTGTCACATACGGTGTAAGGACAAGCAAGCTCTGTCGTCGCACAGGCGGAGGCATAGAGTGAG ATGGCGCTGCCGGCTGTGCGGCGGCGTGTGGTCGCGCGCGAGCGTCGCCGCCGACCACGCGCACCGGCGCCACGCAGCGCCCGCGCCCACGCACACCTGCACGCTGTGCGGACACGCCGCCGC CACATTGGGTAAACTCCGCAATCACATGAAGAAAACTCACTCGGAGCAACACAAGTGTGAGTTATGTGATAAAGTATTCAGAGACCGGACCTCGCTGCGGACGCATCTGTT CATACACCGCGGCGTGAAAGAGTACGCGTGCCCGAAGTGCGGCAAACAGTTTCTGTTCAAGAAGGCGATGGAAATACACCTGGTGACGCACGAGTCGTCCGCCAACATGTACTGCCACGAG TGTGACATGACGTTCAAGAACCAGATGTCTTTCAACCAACACATGAAGTACAACTTGAAACACATCGACCCGGCGAGGCTGAA ATACGCGTGTAAGCTGTGCGATAAAAAGTTCGTAAAGGCGACTCGCCTTGAAGAGCACAACATGGCCGTCCACTTGAAGCTCACGCCCATCACTTGCACGGTGCCGGGCTGTGGATTT GCGTGTTCGTCCCGAGCGGTGCTGCGCTCGCACGCGCGCGCGCACGCGGCGGTCGTGCCGCGGCGCGACCACGTGTGCGACGTGTGCGGGAAGACGTATACG AGTAAAAAGAGCCTGGAAGGTCACCTGCGCGCGCACAGCGGCGCGCGGCCGTTCCGCTGCGCGCTGTGCGCCGCCGCCTTCGGCTACCAGGCCGCACTCTACAACCACAACAAATTGGTGCATCTGAAAGTTAAG ACTAACCGCAGTCGGCAACAGCAGACGAATTCGGATTGGGTCGCTGTAGAAACTCCTAATGTgccataa